A region of Granulibacter bethesdensis DNA encodes the following proteins:
- a CDS encoding OmpA family protein, which produces MRRLSLLCLPLIAAACSQPAALQRSYNVYFLQDSAVLDPAATQVVSYAAELAKEYPGLNVTVSGYGGKASDQASMVTETPLAKLRANAVRDQLVADGIAKSRIERSVHTVDASNLAVAERRVDIDIGDVSSK; this is translated from the coding sequence ATGCGCCGCCTAAGCCTGCTTTGCTTGCCCCTGATCGCCGCTGCATGCTCTCAGCCAGCCGCGCTTCAGCGTTCCTATAATGTTTACTTCCTGCAGGATTCTGCTGTGCTCGATCCGGCGGCCACTCAGGTGGTCAGCTATGCGGCGGAGCTGGCAAAGGAGTATCCGGGGCTCAATGTGACCGTGTCCGGTTATGGCGGTAAAGCCTCTGATCAGGCTTCCATGGTCACGGAAACACCGCTGGCCAAGCTGCGCGCCAACGCGGTGCGGGATCAGCTGGTGGCGGATGGGATTGCCAAAAGCAGGATCGAACGCTCGGTGCACACGGTTGATGCATCCAATCTGGCCGTGGCGGAGCGTCGCGTGGATATTGATATTGGAGATGTCAGCAGCAAGTAA
- a CDS encoding DUF3253 domain-containing protein, producing MTERPHSPSTRIKVSPQAIDAEIIRLTTERGSTSSICPTEVARALAPTEEWRRLLSQVRRQAARLANAGLIDVLRKGKPLPQPVTPDTMRGVLRLRVRPNLPAEPDSLTDYSTQDQEPAQDH from the coding sequence ATGACAGAGCGCCCGCACTCCCCCTCCACCAGAATCAAGGTCAGCCCCCAGGCCATTGATGCCGAGATAATACGACTGACCACAGAACGCGGTTCTACTTCCTCCATCTGTCCCACCGAAGTGGCACGGGCACTGGCCCCGACGGAGGAATGGCGACGCCTGCTAAGCCAGGTCCGACGGCAGGCAGCCAGACTGGCCAATGCCGGGCTGATCGACGTGTTGCGCAAGGGGAAACCTCTGCCACAACCGGTTACGCCCGATACCATGCGTGGGGTGCTGCGCCTGCGCGTCCGTCCGAATCTCCCGGCTGAACCGGACTCTTTGACGGATTATTCAACGCAGGATCAGGAACCGGCTCAGGATCACTGA
- a CDS encoding ABC transporter substrate-binding protein/permease: MMRFMLAVLMVLLLSLHSGAVRAGDDLRWGADAQSDAPYIFHDPDNEDRLIGYEKDIVDEIGRHLNRNLIFVQNGWDSLIPGLDRGLYDFSIDGLEITPAHREVVDFSKPYYVTSEQLVVRKDSKGLERLEALHGHAVGTLKASVGERILEKHPDIKLRVYEEEIDAYNDLHNGRTDAVLLDWPIALYYSATDPSLKLVGEPIGHLEYGIAVRKGNQALLDQINTALDQMRADGTLRRILERWNLWTPDMAAFTGDHTSVTQPAIYYDEFVKAHSPATGWRIKFKRYIGFIPLIVHAAITTLEVSLLAMILAVAMGLLLAVSRLYGPAPLRMLSVVYIEIMRGTPLLIQILFVFYGLPNLGVRLDPFFAGVLALGLNYAAYEAENYRAGLGAIPHGQYEAAIALNMTSSQALRHVVIPQAFRLVIPVMTNDFISALKDSSLLSVITLSELSQTYVRLSTTYYDYFGTGLMIGAAYLLIGLPFVRLARWTEERLHTGRRPQR; encoded by the coding sequence ATGATGCGTTTTATGCTGGCTGTCCTGATGGTCCTGTTGCTCAGTCTGCATTCCGGAGCGGTGCGGGCTGGGGATGATCTCCGCTGGGGTGCTGACGCACAGTCTGATGCACCTTATATTTTTCATGATCCGGATAATGAGGATCGTCTGATCGGTTATGAAAAAGACATTGTGGACGAGATCGGACGTCATTTGAATCGCAATCTGATCTTCGTACAGAATGGCTGGGACAGTCTTATCCCCGGTCTGGATCGGGGGCTGTATGATTTCTCGATCGACGGTCTGGAAATTACGCCTGCCCATCGTGAGGTCGTTGATTTTTCAAAGCCCTATTATGTAACGTCGGAACAACTTGTCGTTCGTAAGGACAGCAAGGGATTGGAGAGGCTGGAGGCACTCCACGGCCATGCGGTCGGCACACTCAAGGCCAGCGTGGGCGAGCGGATTCTGGAGAAACACCCCGATATCAAGCTGCGTGTGTATGAGGAGGAGATCGACGCCTATAACGATCTCCATAATGGGCGGACCGATGCAGTTCTGCTCGATTGGCCGATTGCGCTGTATTATTCAGCGACGGATCCCAGTCTGAAACTGGTTGGTGAACCAATCGGTCATCTGGAATATGGCATTGCCGTGCGCAAGGGCAATCAGGCGTTGCTTGATCAGATCAATACTGCTCTTGACCAGATGCGCGCCGATGGGACGCTCCGCCGTATTCTGGAGCGGTGGAACCTCTGGACGCCAGATATGGCGGCATTCACCGGGGATCACACCTCTGTGACCCAGCCGGCGATTTATTATGATGAATTTGTAAAGGCACACTCACCGGCCACGGGATGGCGGATCAAGTTCAAACGCTATATCGGTTTTATCCCGCTGATCGTTCATGCAGCCATCACAACACTGGAAGTCTCCCTTCTGGCCATGATTCTGGCGGTGGCGATGGGATTGTTGCTGGCTGTCTCACGATTGTACGGCCCGGCTCCGCTGCGTATGCTGTCAGTGGTGTATATCGAAATCATGCGCGGCACGCCGTTGCTGATCCAGATACTGTTCGTATTTTACGGGCTGCCGAATCTGGGGGTCAGGCTGGATCCGTTTTTTGCTGGTGTACTGGCGCTGGGCCTGAACTACGCGGCGTATGAGGCGGAAAATTACCGCGCCGGTCTGGGTGCGATCCCGCATGGTCAGTACGAGGCTGCCATTGCCCTGAATATGACGTCCTCCCAGGCCCTGCGTCATGTGGTGATTCCGCAGGCATTCCGGTTGGTGATTCCGGTGATGACCAATGATTTCATCTCGGCGCTGAAGGATTCGTCGTTGCTGTCTGTCATCACCCTGTCTGAACTCAGTCAGACCTATGTGCGTCTTTCCACCACTTATTATGATTATTTTGGTACCGGTCTGATGATCGGAGCGGCCTATCTTCTGATCGGTCTGCCTTTCGTGCGTCTGGCCCGCTGGACCGAGGAAAGGCTTCACACAGGCCGCAGGCCGCAACGCTGA
- a CDS encoding class I SAM-dependent methyltransferase: MNAEIPRPIRPVLSGIPETTLWTLHDRAAEAARPDGILRDPHAIRMRNALMIDWMARFGAADGSFAGRSRAIDILLTDWLGRHPDGMIISIGEGLETQSRRVDNGTCTWLSIDLPEVITLRRQMLPDTERFRSLGVDALDTGWLEAVDPSRPCLFLMQGLLMYFPPDRVAPLLRHMTKRFPASMLIFDTVPVWFATLTAHGLHKTPLFTVPRMRWGIDRDRIGPTLACWSLSRPLRLLPYGAARGRSWMASLALSPQNRLIPSQGRRFPRDRLPVIVTLPPA; the protein is encoded by the coding sequence ATGAATGCCGAAATTCCCCGGCCCATCCGGCCTGTCCTGTCCGGAATCCCGGAAACGACGCTCTGGACCCTGCATGACCGTGCTGCCGAAGCAGCGCGGCCTGATGGCATTCTGCGTGATCCTCACGCAATCCGGATGCGCAATGCCCTGATGATCGACTGGATGGCCCGTTTCGGAGCGGCTGACGGATCTTTTGCCGGACGCAGTCGGGCGATCGACATTCTGCTGACCGACTGGCTGGGCAGGCATCCTGATGGCATGATCATCTCCATCGGAGAAGGGCTGGAAACCCAGTCACGCCGGGTCGACAACGGCACCTGCACCTGGCTTTCAATCGATCTGCCCGAGGTCATCACGCTGCGTCGACAGATGCTGCCGGATACAGAACGGTTCCGCAGCCTTGGCGTGGATGCTCTGGATACGGGCTGGCTGGAGGCCGTTGATCCTTCTCGCCCCTGCCTGTTCCTGATGCAGGGGCTGCTGATGTATTTCCCGCCGGATCGTGTCGCCCCCTTGCTGCGGCATATGACGAAGCGTTTTCCTGCCTCCATGTTGATATTCGATACTGTGCCGGTCTGGTTTGCCACGCTGACCGCCCATGGGCTTCATAAAACGCCCCTCTTCACCGTGCCGCGCATGCGCTGGGGTATTGATCGCGACCGGATTGGTCCTACGCTCGCCTGCTGGTCCCTGAGCAGACCGCTTCGCCTGCTTCCCTATGGCGCTGCCCGGGGACGGTCATGGATGGCATCGCTCGCACTCTCTCCTCAGAACAGACTGATCCCATCGCAGGGGCGCCGTTTTCCTCGGGATCGGCTGCCGGTGATTGTCACACTGCCGCCCGCCTGA
- a CDS encoding ABC transporter ATP-binding protein/permease — MHDFGKILRGAWRLTVPYFLSEEKWVALGLLATVLSLNLAQNGLDLVMNYWHGAFFNALQEKDASAFVQLFLFWYKGQAGFITLAIPSIIFGVASIYLQQSLQIRWRRWLTKRMIDEWIDDRIYYRLGLLHQENDTATDNPDQRISDDIRDFTSDTLSIGFSFISNAVTLVMFLGVLWSLSGAMTIFGFHIPGYMLWGALIYSIVGTVLTHLIGRKLIYLRFVQQRYEANLRFALVRVRENSEGIALYHGEAEERATAKSRFGDIVTNWYAMLRRYLGLNSFSSGYDLIASVFPYVMAAPHYFSGQITLGGLQRTSQAFSRVQGSLSWFVSSYTMLASWAAVVSRLATFQDALNQARAAERNRMATLSGASDTTVSSPVSAHPNDVVVKGLNLSLPTGEVLLHQDELVLSAGQNIRIKGRSGSGKSTLFRALAGIWPFGSVQSIHIPGRFLFLPQRPYLPLGSLRRAVTYPLNPSSVSDEQIADAMHAMRLDHLIPRLDQTDQWSHRLSGGEQQRIALARALLVRPDWLFMDEATANLDSESEQEAYQALRQKLPETTIVSIAHGEATSAYHDRTVILYRPEPDQAGMLRPA, encoded by the coding sequence ATGCATGATTTCGGCAAAATTCTACGGGGCGCCTGGCGGCTGACCGTTCCCTATTTCCTGTCAGAGGAAAAATGGGTTGCGCTGGGCCTGTTGGCGACTGTGTTATCCCTCAATCTGGCCCAGAACGGGCTGGATCTGGTCATGAATTACTGGCATGGCGCTTTTTTTAACGCCCTGCAGGAAAAAGACGCCTCCGCCTTCGTGCAGCTTTTCCTGTTCTGGTACAAGGGACAGGCCGGTTTCATTACACTGGCGATCCCTTCGATCATCTTTGGCGTAGCTTCTATCTATCTCCAGCAGAGCCTGCAGATTCGCTGGCGGCGCTGGCTGACCAAGCGCATGATTGATGAGTGGATCGATGACCGGATCTATTACCGGCTGGGTCTTCTGCATCAGGAAAACGATACCGCGACCGACAACCCCGATCAGCGTATCAGCGACGATATCCGCGACTTTACCTCCGACACATTGTCGATCGGCTTCAGCTTCATCTCCAACGCGGTCACGCTGGTCATGTTTCTGGGGGTGCTGTGGTCACTCTCCGGCGCAATGACGATCTTCGGCTTCCATATTCCGGGTTATATGCTGTGGGGAGCCCTTATCTACTCCATCGTCGGCACGGTGCTGACGCATCTGATCGGGCGGAAGCTGATCTATCTGCGCTTCGTGCAGCAACGTTACGAAGCCAATCTGCGTTTCGCACTGGTGCGTGTGCGGGAAAACAGCGAAGGCATCGCCCTGTATCACGGTGAGGCGGAAGAGCGGGCCACCGCGAAATCACGTTTCGGAGATATCGTCACCAACTGGTATGCGATGCTGCGGCGCTATCTGGGGCTGAATTCCTTTTCCAGCGGCTATGATCTGATCGCGTCGGTTTTTCCTTATGTCATGGCGGCCCCGCATTATTTCAGCGGCCAGATTACGCTTGGTGGGCTGCAGCGTACGTCGCAAGCTTTTTCGCGCGTGCAGGGGTCGCTCTCCTGGTTCGTCAGCAGCTATACAATGCTGGCAAGCTGGGCAGCGGTTGTCAGTCGTCTTGCCACTTTCCAGGACGCCCTCAATCAGGCACGCGCTGCGGAACGCAACCGTATGGCCACCTTGTCGGGCGCGTCAGATACCACAGTATCCAGCCCTGTTTCCGCCCATCCGAACGATGTCGTCGTCAAAGGACTGAACCTTTCCCTGCCAACTGGCGAGGTTCTGTTGCATCAGGATGAGCTTGTTCTGTCAGCGGGCCAGAATATCCGCATCAAAGGCCGGTCCGGTTCAGGGAAATCGACCCTGTTCCGTGCCCTGGCAGGCATCTGGCCGTTCGGCTCCGTGCAGTCCATCCATATTCCTGGACGCTTCCTGTTTTTGCCACAGCGCCCCTACCTGCCGCTTGGCTCCCTGCGCAGGGCAGTGACCTATCCACTCAACCCGTCTTCAGTGTCGGATGAGCAGATTGCCGATGCCATGCATGCCATGAGACTGGATCATCTGATTCCCCGTCTGGACCAGACCGATCAATGGTCGCATCGCCTGTCCGGCGGTGAGCAACAACGTATCGCTCTGGCCCGCGCCCTGCTGGTGCGACCGGACTGGCTGTTCATGGACGAAGCCACCGCCAATCTTGATTCCGAATCCGAACAGGAAGCCTATCAGGCGCTGCGGCAGAAACTGCCAGAGACCACTATCGTCTCCATTGCCCATGGTGAAGCGACCTCCGCTTACCACGACCGGACCGTGATTCTGTATCGACCGGAACCCGATCAGGCAGGGATGCTGCGCCCGGCCTGA
- a CDS encoding ribonucleoside-diphosphate reductase subunit alpha, with the protein MAADGSLSGGLLPVSTDAPAPALIDAGVQMKDRGQIIKDDSRDALLTDFGKATLNDRYLLPGESYQDLFARVSSYYGDNAEHAQRIYDYMSRLWFMPATPVLSNGGTKRGLPISCFLNEASDSLEGIVGLWNENVWLASKGGGIGSYWGNLRSIGEKVGQNGKTSGVIPFIRVMDSLTLAISQGSLRRGSAAVYLPVWHPEIEEFVELRRPTGGDPNRKALNLHHGVLLSDAFMRAVDHDEEWALLSPKDKSVIRKISARALWIRILTARMEQGEPYIVFSDHVNRALPEHQKLAGLEVKTSNLCSEITLPTGIDQHGKQRTAVCCLSSLNLETWHAWKDHPTFIEDVMLFLDNVLQDFIDRAPDTMERARYSAMRERSVGLGVMGFHSFLQAERVPFESVVAKVWNLRMFKHIRAQADKASRRLAAERGACPDAADYGLNERFSNKMAIAPTASISIIAGNASPGIEPIAANVFLQKTLSGSFTVRNRHLQQLLAERGQDNEDVWSSITLNKGSVQHLDFLTDAEKAVFKTAFELDQRWIIEHAADRTPYICQSQSVNLFLPANVHKRDLHQVHMLAWKRGLKSLYYCRSLSIQRADAVSEKAVSLDHQTRDNPAVAASTTNYEECLSCQ; encoded by the coding sequence ATGGCAGCTGATGGCAGTCTTTCCGGCGGCCTTCTCCCGGTCAGCACGGACGCGCCCGCACCTGCCCTGATCGATGCCGGTGTTCAGATGAAAGACCGTGGCCAGATCATCAAGGATGACAGCCGTGATGCTCTGCTGACCGATTTCGGCAAAGCAACGCTGAACGACCGTTACCTGCTGCCCGGCGAATCGTATCAGGATCTGTTCGCCCGTGTGTCCAGCTATTACGGTGACAATGCGGAGCATGCGCAGCGTATCTACGATTATATGAGCCGCCTGTGGTTCATGCCTGCGACGCCTGTCCTGTCCAATGGCGGTACCAAGCGCGGCCTGCCAATCTCCTGCTTCCTCAACGAGGCCTCCGATAGTCTTGAGGGTATTGTCGGCCTCTGGAACGAGAATGTCTGGCTGGCTTCCAAGGGCGGCGGCATCGGCTCCTACTGGGGCAATCTGCGCTCGATTGGTGAGAAAGTCGGCCAGAACGGCAAGACCTCTGGTGTGATCCCGTTTATTCGCGTGATGGACAGCCTGACCCTGGCCATCAGCCAGGGGTCTCTGCGTCGCGGCTCGGCGGCGGTGTATCTGCCGGTCTGGCACCCGGAAATCGAGGAATTCGTGGAATTGCGCCGCCCCACCGGTGGTGATCCCAACCGCAAGGCGTTGAACCTGCACCACGGTGTGCTGCTATCCGATGCCTTCATGCGTGCGGTTGATCACGATGAGGAATGGGCGCTGCTCTCCCCCAAGGACAAGAGCGTCATCCGCAAGATCTCGGCCCGGGCGCTCTGGATTCGTATCCTGACCGCCCGCATGGAACAGGGCGAGCCGTATATTGTCTTCTCCGACCATGTGAACCGCGCTTTGCCGGAGCATCAGAAACTGGCCGGTCTGGAGGTCAAGACCTCCAATCTGTGCAGTGAGATTACCCTGCCGACCGGAATCGATCAGCATGGCAAGCAGCGCACGGCGGTCTGCTGCCTTTCCAGCCTGAATCTGGAAACCTGGCATGCCTGGAAGGATCATCCGACCTTTATCGAGGACGTGATGCTCTTTCTGGACAATGTATTGCAGGACTTCATCGACCGTGCGCCGGATACGATGGAGCGGGCGCGATATTCCGCTATGCGTGAACGCTCGGTCGGGCTGGGCGTCATGGGTTTTCACTCCTTCCTGCAGGCCGAGCGGGTACCGTTTGAAAGCGTGGTCGCCAAGGTTTGGAACCTGCGCATGTTCAAGCATATCCGTGCGCAGGCGGACAAAGCCTCCCGCAGGCTGGCTGCCGAGCGTGGGGCTTGCCCGGATGCGGCGGATTACGGGTTGAACGAGCGCTTCTCCAACAAGATGGCGATTGCGCCCACGGCCTCGATCTCCATCATCGCAGGCAATGCCAGCCCGGGGATCGAGCCGATTGCCGCCAATGTGTTTCTGCAGAAAACCCTGTCTGGCAGCTTCACGGTCCGTAATCGCCATCTCCAGCAACTGCTGGCCGAGCGTGGACAGGATAACGAGGATGTCTGGAGCAGCATTACCCTCAACAAGGGCAGCGTGCAGCATCTGGACTTCCTGACCGATGCGGAAAAAGCCGTGTTCAAGACCGCGTTTGAACTGGATCAGCGCTGGATCATTGAACATGCAGCCGACCGCACGCCCTATATCTGCCAGAGCCAGTCGGTGAACCTGTTCCTGCCGGCCAATGTGCATAAGCGGGATCTGCATCAGGTGCATATGCTGGCCTGGAAGCGTGGTCTGAAATCCCTGTATTACTGCCGCAGCCTGTCCATCCAGCGGGCTGATGCCGTGAGTGAAAAGGCGGTCAGTCTGGATCATCAGACCAGGGACAATCCGGCGGTGGCGGCCAGCACCACGAATTATGAGGAATGCCTGTCCTGCCAGTAA
- the glcF gene encoding glycolate oxidase subunit GlcF: MQTSFTPEQLRDPDMAASNQVLRTCVHCGFCTATCPTFVLLGDELDSPRGRIYLIKDMLENGRAATQEVVKHLDRCLSCLSCMSTCPSGVNYMHLIDHARSHVEKTYHRPWHDRLLRAVLARVLPSVSLLRGALAMARITRPLAGVIPALLPKGHVLGQRLRALLYLAPKVRPSGHAIAPGLYRGQAGTQTVKRRVVLLTGCAQQVLSPSINEATIRLLNRLGVEVVVTAEQGCCGALTQHMGQHDRAMAAARANILAWSREIEGEGLDAIIVNTSGCGTTVKDYGFMFRNEAEAAQAEQVASLALDISEYLGRIGYTPAPLPEGEEPLTVAYHAACSLQHGQQIRAEPKNLLGQAGFRVVEPAEPHLCCGSAGTYNIMQPEIATRLRDRKRDNLRALQPDLVAAGNIGCIKQIGGDSLPVLHTVELLDWRAGGPEPEVVRSMRARRAASATAS; encoded by the coding sequence ATGCAAACCAGTTTTACGCCGGAGCAACTGCGCGATCCTGATATGGCAGCCTCCAATCAGGTTCTGCGCACCTGCGTGCATTGTGGCTTCTGCACCGCCACCTGTCCCACCTTCGTGCTGCTGGGTGACGAGCTGGATAGCCCGCGCGGGCGGATCTATCTGATCAAGGACATGCTGGAAAATGGCCGTGCAGCCACGCAGGAGGTGGTGAAACATCTCGATCGTTGCCTTTCCTGCCTCTCCTGCATGAGCACGTGTCCTTCTGGCGTGAATTATATGCATCTGATCGACCATGCGCGGAGCCATGTGGAGAAAACCTATCACCGGCCATGGCATGACCGGCTGCTGAGGGCGGTGCTGGCACGGGTTCTGCCCAGTGTTTCTCTGCTGCGGGGCGCTCTGGCCATGGCACGGATCACCCGCCCGTTGGCGGGCGTGATTCCGGCCCTTCTGCCGAAAGGCCATGTGCTGGGTCAGCGTCTGCGCGCCTTGCTGTATCTGGCTCCGAAGGTGCGCCCGTCCGGTCATGCCATTGCGCCGGGTCTGTACCGAGGGCAGGCCGGAACGCAGACTGTGAAGCGGCGCGTTGTCCTGCTGACCGGCTGCGCGCAGCAGGTGTTATCTCCCTCCATCAATGAGGCGACCATCCGTCTGTTGAACCGGTTGGGGGTTGAGGTGGTCGTGACCGCGGAGCAGGGGTGCTGCGGCGCGTTGACCCAGCATATGGGCCAGCATGACCGTGCCATGGCGGCGGCTCGGGCCAACATCCTCGCCTGGAGCCGGGAAATTGAGGGAGAAGGGCTGGATGCAATCATCGTGAACACATCCGGCTGCGGCACCACCGTGAAGGATTACGGCTTCATGTTCCGGAATGAGGCGGAGGCGGCTCAGGCGGAGCAAGTGGCGTCTCTGGCGCTGGATATCTCTGAATATCTCGGCCGTATCGGTTACACTCCTGCTCCGTTGCCGGAAGGGGAGGAACCCCTGACCGTAGCCTATCATGCCGCATGCAGTCTTCAGCATGGCCAGCAGATTCGTGCCGAGCCTAAAAACCTGCTGGGTCAGGCCGGGTTTCGGGTGGTGGAACCGGCAGAGCCTCATCTCTGCTGCGGATCAGCCGGAACATATAATATCATGCAGCCCGAGATCGCGACCCGGCTGCGGGACCGCAAGCGCGACAATCTACGGGCGCTTCAGCCGGATCTGGTCGCGGCAGGCAATATCGGCTGCATCAAGCAGATCGGTGGTGACTCCCTGCCGGTCCTGCATACGGTGGAACTGCTCGACTGGCGTGCGGGAGGGCCGGAGCCGGAGGTGGTCCGGAGCATGCGGGCCCGGCGCGCTGCATCCGCTACAGCAAGCTGA
- the recQ gene encoding DNA helicase RecQ → MALLDRLLHPFAGRSQENPALDVLRRVFGYPAFRGLQEDAIAHVIEGGDALVLMPTGGGKSLCYQVPALCRDGMAIVVSPLIALMDDQVAALRQLGINAAALHSELEADQGRAVFRAAMDARLDLLYVSPERLLNGLMDRLPESRIALIAIDEAHCVSQWGHEFRPEYRALARLPERFPGVPRIALTATADARTRDDILRALGMEHARVYAASFHRPNLRIAAAEKIAETSQMMGFLARHRHQAGIIYCGSRAKTERAAQRLREKGIDAIAYHAGLPPAEKQAALARFRGGEPVVMVATIAFGMGIDRPDVRFVVHLDMPDSPESYYQQIGRAGRDGEESETLLLYGGEDIARARHFLSVSVAPDSQKRVMRQRLDAMIGLAEAADCRTRALLSCFGEIMEQPCGHCDLCAAPPETFDGTVEAQKVLSAVYRTSQPRPGDTRPGMAFGALHIVALLRGELTEGIQRHQHDRLPTYGVGQDRPATFWRSVIRQLIARGMLDMDVEGHGGLQLVPDRARTVLRGTEKVFLRQETASRLPTRRTREERRANNPVSDNIPDAIRAEFDALRAWRMKEAKEQGVPPYVIFHDSVLRDIATSAPTDLETLGRIKGVGASKLDRYGRHVLAVLAGV, encoded by the coding sequence TTGGCTTTGCTTGACAGGCTGCTCCACCCCTTTGCGGGTCGCTCACAGGAAAACCCGGCGCTGGATGTTTTGCGCCGGGTTTTCGGCTATCCGGCTTTTCGAGGATTACAGGAAGACGCCATCGCTCATGTGATTGAGGGTGGCGATGCCTTGGTTCTGATGCCGACCGGTGGCGGCAAGAGCCTGTGTTATCAGGTTCCGGCGCTCTGTCGGGATGGTATGGCGATTGTGGTGTCTCCGCTGATCGCGCTGATGGACGATCAGGTGGCGGCTTTGCGTCAGCTGGGCATCAATGCTGCTGCCCTCCATTCAGAGCTGGAAGCCGATCAGGGCCGGGCCGTGTTCCGGGCGGCGATGGATGCCAGACTTGATCTGCTGTATGTCTCGCCGGAACGGTTGCTGAACGGTTTGATGGATCGGTTGCCGGAATCGCGTATCGCCCTGATTGCGATTGATGAAGCCCATTGCGTCTCTCAATGGGGGCATGAGTTCCGCCCCGAATATCGCGCTCTGGCCCGTCTGCCGGAGCGATTCCCCGGTGTTCCGCGTATCGCTCTGACGGCAACGGCCGATGCCCGCACGCGTGACGATATTCTGCGTGCGCTCGGGATGGAGCATGCGCGCGTTTATGCTGCGTCGTTCCACCGCCCTAATCTGCGCATCGCGGCAGCCGAGAAGATCGCTGAAACATCGCAGATGATGGGGTTTCTGGCCAGGCATCGTCACCAGGCGGGAATCATTTATTGCGGGAGCCGTGCCAAGACCGAGCGTGCTGCGCAGCGTCTGCGCGAAAAAGGGATTGATGCGATCGCCTATCACGCCGGATTGCCGCCAGCGGAAAAACAGGCGGCCCTGGCCCGTTTCCGGGGCGGGGAGCCGGTGGTGATGGTGGCGACCATCGCCTTCGGCATGGGCATTGATCGTCCTGATGTGCGGTTTGTGGTGCATCTGGATATGCCGGACAGTCCGGAAAGCTACTATCAGCAGATTGGTCGTGCAGGTCGCGATGGTGAGGAGAGTGAGACACTTCTGCTGTATGGGGGCGAGGATATTGCCCGTGCCCGACATTTCCTGTCCGTTTCGGTGGCACCTGACAGTCAAAAGCGGGTGATGCGGCAACGTCTGGATGCGATGATTGGCCTGGCGGAAGCTGCCGATTGCAGAACGCGGGCGCTGCTCTCCTGTTTTGGTGAGATTATGGAGCAGCCATGTGGTCATTGCGATTTATGCGCGGCACCGCCGGAAACTTTTGATGGTACGGTGGAAGCGCAGAAAGTTCTGTCTGCGGTTTATCGTACCAGCCAGCCAAGGCCCGGAGATACGCGTCCCGGCATGGCATTCGGCGCCTTGCATATTGTTGCCTTGTTGCGGGGGGAATTGACGGAGGGAATCCAGCGCCATCAGCATGACCGTTTGCCGACTTACGGTGTCGGCCAGGATCGCCCCGCCACCTTCTGGCGCAGTGTGATCCGGCAGCTGATTGCCAGAGGCATGCTGGATATGGATGTGGAAGGCCATGGTGGATTACAGCTGGTGCCGGATCGCGCCCGAACTGTCCTGCGCGGTACGGAGAAAGTCTTTCTGCGACAGGAGACCGCTTCCCGCCTGCCGACACGTCGTACGCGTGAGGAGAGAAGAGCCAACAATCCGGTTTCTGACAATATTCCGGACGCGATCCGTGCTGAGTTCGATGCGCTGAGGGCCTGGCGCATGAAGGAGGCAAAGGAGCAGGGTGTGCCCCCTTATGTGATTTTCCACGACAGCGTGCTGCGCGACATTGCCACTTCTGCCCCCACTGATCTTGAAACGCTTGGTCGTATCAAGGGAGTGGGGGCATCAAAGCTGGACCGCTATGGACGGCACGTTCTTGCTGTCCTGGCCGGAGTTTGA
- a CDS encoding DUF4399 domain-containing protein encodes MFSSFHSLRFVWAVGLFSLPVAALLNPAQAAETDQSFWPSGARPYIISPANGAVVSSPFTVVTGLKGLGIAPAGDDQPHTGHHHLLIDTPAPQGAALEESIPKDAHHVHLGGGQTQVDIKLPPGKHTLQLIMGDAGHVPHSHPLLSDPVTITVK; translated from the coding sequence ATGTTTTCTTCATTCCATTCTCTCCGTTTCGTATGGGCGGTCGGTCTGTTTTCCCTACCGGTTGCGGCCCTCCTCAACCCTGCTCAGGCAGCGGAGACCGATCAGTCATTCTGGCCGTCAGGAGCCAGACCATACATCATCAGCCCGGCCAATGGTGCAGTGGTCTCAAGCCCCTTTACAGTCGTCACCGGGCTGAAAGGACTTGGAATTGCACCAGCCGGTGACGATCAACCGCACACCGGCCATCATCATCTGCTGATCGACACACCTGCCCCCCAGGGTGCGGCATTGGAGGAATCCATCCCGAAAGATGCCCACCATGTTCACCTTGGCGGCGGACAGACGCAGGTCGATATCAAACTGCCGCCAGGTAAACATACGCTGCAACTGATTATGGGCGATGCCGGACATGTGCCGCACAGCCATCCCCTGCTGTCGGACCCCGTGACCATTACGGTCAAATAA